From the Lolium rigidum isolate FL_2022 chromosome 2, APGP_CSIRO_Lrig_0.1, whole genome shotgun sequence genome, one window contains:
- the LOC124687266 gene encoding ribonuclease P protein subunit p25-like protein: MDRYQRVQKPRDEEAPIAANEIRITAQGRTRNYITYALALLQENGPDEIVIKAMGRAINKTVDIVELLKRRIAGLHQNTSIESIGITDTWEPLEEGLVPLETTRRVSLISITLSKKELDTSSPGYQPPIPDDQVRPPIDYDQEGEALPSDHGRGRGRRGRGRGRAMSNRGADYNDEDTDGDGG; the protein is encoded by the exons ATGGATCGGTACCAGAGGGTGCAGAAGCCGCGGGACGAGGAGGCGCCCATCGCCGCCAACGAGATACGCATCACCGCGCAGGGCCGCACCCGCAACTACATCACCTACGCGCTCGCCCTGCTCCAG GAAAATGGACCAGATGAAATCGTCATCAAAGCTATGGGAAGGGCCATTAACAAGACTGTTGACATTGTGGAACTTCTTAAG AGAAGGATTGCTGGCCTTCATCAGAATACGTCAATTGAGTCAATTGGTATAACTGACACTTGGGAACCATTGGAAGAGGGCCTAGTACC CCTTGAAACTACTCGCCGTGTTTCACTGATCTCAATAACATTATCGAAGAAGGAACTGGACACGTCTTCCCCTGG CTACCAGCCCCCAATACCAGATGACCAAGTTAGACCACCAATTGACTATGATCAGGAAGGAG AAGCATTACCAAGTGATCATGGAAGAGGGCGTGGCCGTCGAGGAAGGGGCAGGGGAAGAG CTATGAGCAACAGAGGGGCAGATTACAATGATGAAGACACAGATGGGGATGGGGGG
- the LOC124687267 gene encoding WD repeat domain-containing protein 83-like produces the protein MSSAAATAAQQLPRSESRTLSGHEGAVLAVRFNRDGNYCLSCGKDRTVRLWNPHTGALVKTYKSHAREVRDVNASSDNAKLVSCGADRQIFYWDVASGRVIRKFRGHNSEVNSVKFNEHNTVVLSAGYDRTVRAFDCRSQSSDPIQTIDTFQDSVMSVSVTSTEIIAGSVDGTVRTFDIRMGRETVDNLGHPVNCISLSNDRNCLLANCLDSTVRLLDKNSGEMLQEYKGHICKAFKMDCCLTNDDAFVVGGSEDGFVFFWELVDAPIVASFRAHSSVVTSVSYHPTKTCMLTSSVDGTVRVWT, from the exons ATGTCGTcggcggcagcgacggcggcgcAGCAGCTTCCGCGGTCGGAGTCGCGGACTTTGTCAGGGCACGAGGGCGCGGTGCTGGCCGTGCGCTTCAACCGTGACGGAAACTACTGCCTGAGCTGCGGCAAGGACCGCACCGTCCGCCTCTGGAACCCCCACACCGGCGCCCTCGTCAAGACCTACAAATCCCACGCCCGCGAGGTTCGCGACGTGAACGCGTCCTC GGACAACGCGAAGCTGGTGTCGTGCGGCGCGGACAGGCAGATCTTCTACTGGGACGTTGCCTCCGGCCGCGTCATCCGCAAGTTCCGCGGCCACAATAGCGAG GTCAATTCAGTGAAGTTTAATGAGCACAACACGGTTGTATTGTCAGCTGGTTATGACCGTACGGTGCGTGCATTTGACTGCAGGTCACAGAGTAGTGATCCAATCCAG ACAATTGATACCTTTCAAGATAGTGTAATGTCAGTCAGTGTGACCAGCACCGAAATAATTGCTGGCAGTGTTGATGGTACTGTCCGAACATTTGACATTCGCATGGGTAG GGAGACTGTTGACAACCTGGGGCATCCTGTCAACTGTATATCGTTGTCAAATGACCGgaattgcttgttggctaactgtTTGGATTCTACTGTGAGGCTTCTTGACAA GAACTCTGGAGAAATGTTACAAGAGTACAAGGGACATATATGCAAG GCCTTCAAGATGGATTGCTGCCTGACCAATGACGATGCGTTTGTTGTCGGTGGATCAGAGGATGGGTTCGTTTTCTTTTGGGAGTTAGTGGACGCACCTATTGTTGCGAGCTTCCGAGCACATAGCTCCGTG GTCACTAGCGTCAGCTATCACCCAACAAAGACCTGCATGCTGACATCATCTGTCGATGGCACTGTTCGTGTTTGGACCTGA
- the LOC124690117 gene encoding protein MAK16 homolog A-like, translated as MSDEVVWHCIRHGHCSFMAKFTTGILCRNPYNVTGICNRSSCPLANSRYATIRDHDGIFYLYMKTPERAHMPNKLWERVKLPKNYEDAMEVVNKHLEFWPKLLVLKIKQRLTKMTQYRIRMRKLQLKVREKVMTVPRKKIQRDRGRMEKAERAAQIDKSITSELLERLNRNMHGDIPNIPFKPSGKLIDEMLSEYEEEHENEIEYVEGDGIEEDMEDMVDFQDLCSDKYGGIDQDDLIHQPVTKKQRGTCSVSSSRPIIGTKSRKVITEVEEDEHTKPGQRTLA; from the exons ATGAGCGACGAGGTGGTATGGCACTGCATCCGCCACGGCCACTGCAGCTTCATGGCCAA GTTCACGACGGGGATCTTGTGCCGGAACCCCTACAATGTGACGGGAATCTGCAACCGGAGCTCCTGCCCCCTCGCCAACAGCCGCTACGCCACCATCCGTGACCACGACG GTATTTTCTACTTGTATATGAAAACTCCTGAGAGAGCTCACATGCCAAACAAATTGTGGGAGAGGGTTAAGCTGCCCAAGAATTACGAGGACGCTATGGAAGTGGTCAACAAGCATCTG GAATTCTGGCCCAAGTTACTTGTGCTCAAGATCAAGCAGCGATTGACAAAAATGACACAGTATCGAATACGGATGAGGAAACTTCAACTGAAAGTGAG GGAGAAGGTAATGACAGTGCCTAGAAAGAAGATACAACGTGATCGTGGGAGAATGGAGAAAGCTGAAAGGGCTGCACAAATAGACAAg AGTATTACTAGCGAATTATTGGAACGCCTGAACAGAAATATGCATGGGGATATTCCAAATATCCCCTTTAAACCGTCTGGGAAATTAATTGATGAGATGCTTAGTGAGTATGAAGAGGAGCAT GAAAATGAGATTGAATATGTTGAAGGTGATGGGATCGAAGAGGATATGGAAGACATGGTAGATTTTCAAGACCTCTGTAGTGATAAGTATg GTGGCATAGATCAAGATGATCTCATACATCAGCCAGTTACAAAGAAACAAAGGGGAACATGCTCTGTTTCCAGTTCCAGGCCAATTATTGGAACCAAGTCGAGAAAGGTTATCACCGAG GTTGAAGAAGATGAACACACCAAACCGGGGCAGAGGACACTTGCGTGA